Sequence from the Strix aluco isolate bStrAlu1 chromosome 16, bStrAlu1.hap1, whole genome shotgun sequence genome:
CACCATGCCCCTGGCTCACCTCCTGCGGGAGGAGAACCAGGGCTACACCCACTTCCGCACTGCCGGCCGCTACAGCTACACCCTGCCCGTCTTCCTCAACGGCCCCCACAAGGTGTGGGGGCTGACGGCCATCATCACCGAGCTcaccctggagctgctggcaccTGACCACTATCGCCTGAAAACCCACGCGCCACGCCGCAGCTCCACGGTCTGACGCGGGAGGGGACAGGGTGGCTCCCAGcctcttttttttggggggggggggggggggtgtgtgtacaGGCGGAGCTCTCCCCAGCTTGTTTTCATCTGCCTGTAGCCCAGCCTCGCCACACAGGCAAGGAAGGGGCTGCGGTGGGGAAACTACACCGACCCCCTCGCTGTTGGTACTGCTGCCTATGGGTGATGTCACCCGCTGTGATTGAGTAAAAAAAAAGCAACGTTTGGATCCACTTGTGCCACAGCCTCCAAGTCATGGAGCGTGGGGTCTCATGAAAAGCCACGATCCCCCCTCTGGGGGGATCCAGACCGTGGCTGCGTGATCCCCCAATCCCTAGGGATCCCCCTGATCCCTGGGGATCCCCTGCTTCCAGGGACACAGGACCCAGAGCCACCCCCCACCGCGACCGTTCCTTCCCACCATTTTCTATCTGCCACttgctcctgcccctctccagcaaAGAGGAGCCCGTCAGCACAGCAGCGTTTAATGAGGACCCCTCAACGCAGCCCCAGAACCTGCTGCGAGaagccccccacccccaagaaGCCCCCCTCCAGCAGGAAACGGCAGGGCCACTGCCACCAGCAGCCCTTGCTCTGTTGCTGGCTCCTCACGCTGAGGCCGCTCGGGCTTTGACCTCCCCGTAGCGCCGCatcctctcctccagctcaggACGGAAATGGCGGATGAGGCCCTGCGCAGAGCAAAGCAGATAGGTTAACGGGGTGGGGAAAAGCTGCCCACCACCCCCAAACACCCTCCCACCAGCCCCAAATCCCCCCCCACCTGCACAGGCCAGGCCGCGCCGTCGCCTAGGGCGCAGATGGTGTGGCCCTCGATCTGTTTGCTGATCTCCCACAGCGCGTCAATCTCGGCTGCCTGCGCATTGCCCTGCACGAACCGCGCCATGACCTTGTTCATCCAGTCGACACCTGCGGGGATGGGAAAGCCGTCAGGGACCCACAGTGTGCCCCCCCCCGCCAACTTCCCTCCTCACCCCACATTCCCCCCAATCCCTGCTCACCTTCTCGGCACGGGGTGCACTGCCCGCAGCTCTCATGCTTGTAAAACTCGATGAGGCGAGCGATGGCTTTAACGACGTCAgtctggggagggagaggagggtgagGACCCTGCCATGGCAcaggggggggccggggaggggggctcCTCCCTTACCGATTTGTCCATGACAATGACAGCGGCTGTGCCAAGCCCGCTCTGCGCCTGCACCAGGGAATCGAAGTCCATCAGCACGGTCTCACACACCGATTTGGGGAGCAGCGGTGTGGAAGAGCCCCCCGGGATGACAGCCAGCAGGTTGTCCCAGCCCCCACGGACACCGCCTGCCAGAGAGAGGGGGACAGCACGGGCTGAGCTAGGCCCAGCGCCGACCCGGTGTGGTGCATCGGGGCGGCCTGTGGCGCTCACCAGCATGTTTCTCGATGAGCTCCTTCAGTGGCACTGACATCTCCTCCTCCACGGTGCAGGGGTTGTTGACATGACCAGAGATGTTGAAGAGTTTCGTCCCCGAGTTGCGTTCCCGCCCGAAGCCAGCGAACCAGGTGCCCCCCCGCCGGCAGATAGTGGGGGCCACGGCCACTGTCTCCACGTTAGCCACCGTGGTGGGGCACCCGAAGACACCTGGAAGCAGTAGGAGCTCTCACCAGCTGCTTCATCCCCGCAGCAGGATGGCAGCCTTGGGACAACTGGTTTTGTCCGGTCACCGCCATTTTGTCCCACTCTCAAGCGACAGCTAGAAATTAAGGCTCGTGTTGCCAAGAGCTGGGAGAACCGGGGACATACCCACGTCGGCGGGGAAGGGGGGCTTCAGGCGCGGCTTGCCCTGCTTGCCCTCGATGGACTCAATCAGGGCCGTCTCCTCGCCACAAATGTAGGCTCCAGCTCCCCGCACCACGAACACATCGAAGGCGTACCCCGAGCCACAGgcatcctgccccagcagcccagccTCGTAGGCTTCCCGGATGGCTACCTGCAGCAGAGAGGGGCGAGTGGGTCTGGGGGTTCCCTCTTCCCAATAGTagggtgtcccctgtcccccccaccatCCCTGCCGCTCACCTGCAGGTTGGAGGCCTCATTGTAGAACTCACCGCGGATGTAGATGTAGGCGGCGCGGGCGCCCATGGCGCGCCCTGCCACCAGGCACCCCTCCACCAGCTTGTGGGGGTCGTGGCGCATGATCTCCCGGTCCTTACAGGTGCCTGGCTCCCCCTCATCTGCGTTTACCACCAGGTACTTTGgcctggggggggtgggcaggcaCCATCACAGCCAGGCTCCCCACAGGGAAGGGGGCTGCAGCGGTGCCGGTACCGGTCTCACCTGCCATCCGGGGGCTTGTTCATGAAGCTCCATTTGAGGCCGGTGGGGAAACCAGCACCGCCGCGGCCACGCAGCCCTGAGGCCTTGATCTCGCCGAGGATCCAGTCCACCCCCTTGAGCAGGATCTCCTTCGTCTTGTACCAGTCTCCGCGGCGCAGGGCGCCCTGCAGCCTGCGGGCAGGGCTCTGCCGGTAGCACCGGGACGGGCCGCACCGGGACCCACCCGCTGCCCCGCCCCCGGTTACTCACCTCCAGTCGTGCCGCCCGTAGAGGTTGGTGAAGATCCGGTCCTCGTCCCGCAGCGACCCGAACTGCGTCTTCTTGGGCGCCGTCTGCGGGGAGACACGGACTCAGCATCGGTAATACCGGTGTACCGGACGGACCCATCCCGGATCGCCCCAGCGCTCCCCCCTCACGTCCCCGCTCACCGAGAAGGAGGCGGCGGGCAGGCGCCGCAGCGCCAGCAGCTGCCGGGCAGCCATGACGGGGTGGCCACCGGCACCGGGACCACCGTCACCTTCAGGCGCCCCTGCAGCGTCGCGCCGGCCGTGACGTCAGCGGCGAGCGCCGCGCAACACCGACGCCACCGCGCGGAGCCATGGCGGAGGGCGGGGCGTAGTCACACGGCGGCGGGGGTGGGCGGGACGTAGCGCGGGATGGGCGTGTCCCCACCGAGGGGGCGTGGCCAGGCTGGCGCCGCGCCCGCGCTGCCACGTGCCCCGTGCCCGGGCGCGGGTCGGGTTTCGGCAGCTGAAACCGgaggcccccgcccgccccccccggtgccccccggggCGCCCCACACCGACACCCCCTTCCAGCACCCCGGGGGGgtggctgtgctgctctgccccagccccctCAATGGGTCCCGGTCTCCCCTAGCCGCTCCCTGGTTTGGGGCCATGTGTCGTCCCCCCCACGCCGCCGGTGGTGGCCTCGTCCCGGCGAGGGAGCAGGACCGGGGCGAGCGCTGGGCCCCAGGGATCCGGTTTCCCTCCTGTCTGGCCCcgggggtggggagcaggggctggcagcaggctggggagaCAGGCAGCATGTTCTTCTTCTTCCGCGGGCCCCAGCGGCGGGGGGCCAGTAGCCCCGCGACCCCCTCTTACCGGGCCACCTCCCGCGGCCCTGGCAAACGGGGCAACCGCTGCCTCCGCCTGGCCCCGCAACGTGGGGGGCAGGGGGCCTCCAGCACCCCGGGACGGTCGAGCCACAGCGGCACATCCCCCACAGAGAGCCAGTGGGCTGCCGAGGAGCCGgggtccctgctgccccccacTTTTGGGCAGGTaaccggcggcggggcgggggggtgagggTTGGGGTACGGCAGAGCTGAGGAGGGGGGCCCGAGTGCCCTCACCGGGAGGCTGGGGAACA
This genomic interval carries:
- the NDUFV1 gene encoding NADH dehydrogenase [ubiquinone] flavoprotein 1, mitochondrial, producing MAARQLLALRRLPAASFSTAPKKTQFGSLRDEDRIFTNLYGRHDWRLQGALRRGDWYKTKEILLKGVDWILGEIKASGLRGRGGAGFPTGLKWSFMNKPPDGRPKYLVVNADEGEPGTCKDREIMRHDPHKLVEGCLVAGRAMGARAAYIYIRGEFYNEASNLQVAIREAYEAGLLGQDACGSGYAFDVFVVRGAGAYICGEETALIESIEGKQGKPRLKPPFPADVGVFGCPTTVANVETVAVAPTICRRGGTWFAGFGRERNSGTKLFNISGHVNNPCTVEEEMSVPLKELIEKHAGGVRGGWDNLLAVIPGGSSTPLLPKSVCETVLMDFDSLVQAQSGLGTAAVIVMDKSTDVVKAIARLIEFYKHESCGQCTPCREGVDWMNKVMARFVQGNAQAAEIDALWEISKQIEGHTICALGDGAAWPVQGLIRHFRPELEERMRRYGEVKARAASA